The following proteins come from a genomic window of Salvia hispanica cultivar TCC Black 2014 chromosome 4, UniMelb_Shisp_WGS_1.0, whole genome shotgun sequence:
- the LOC125223858 gene encoding nuclear transcription factor Y subunit B-1-like — MVDSIGPNHSNKQRGFRSNYAVSGGGGGDEEEGAVREQERLLPIANVGRIMKQILPPNAKISKEAKETMQECVSEFISFVTGEASDKCHREKRKTVNGDDICWALGSLGFDDYGDSLKRYLIRYREAEGERLANQNKAAAAEAAAPEPLHFSFDLMDKRRI; from the coding sequence ATGGTGGACAGCATAGGCCCTAATCACTCAAACAAGCAAAGAGGCTTTCGATCTAATTATGCAGTTTCCGGTGGCGGAGGAGGAGACGAAGAGGAGGGCGCGGTGAGGGAGCAGGAGCGGCTCCTCCCCATCGCGAATGTCGGGAGGATCATGAAGCAGATCCTCCCGCCCAACGCGAAGATCTCCAAGGAGGCGAAGGAGACCATGCAGGAATGCGTCTCTGAGTTCATCAGCTTCGTCACCGGCGAGGCCTCCGACAAGTGCCACCGCGAGAAGAGGAAGACCGTCAACGGGGACGACATCTGCTGGGCTCTCGGGAGCCTGGGATTCGACGACTACGGGGACTCCCTCAAGAGGTACCTTATTCGGTATAGGGAGGCCGAGGGGGAGAGGCTGGCTAATCAGAACAAGGCGGCTGCGGCCGAGGCCGCCGCCCCCGAGCCGCTGCACTTCAGCTTCGATCTCATGGATAAGAGGAGGatttaa
- the LOC125221512 gene encoding autophagy-related protein 18a-like gives MFPQVPLFPMNLSAVCSVYYSFVLSSPNPSPIKLLHFSFNQDHACFASGTDRGFRIYNCDPFREIFRRDFGAGVGAVEMLFRCNILALVGGGHSPQYPLNKVMIWDDHQSRCIGELSFRSEVRGVRLRRDRIIVVLEQKIFVYNFADLKLLHQIETIANPKGLCAVSQVAGSFVLVCPGLQKGQVRVEHYASKRTKFIMAHDSRIACITLSQDGNMLATASTKGTLVRIYNTHHGTLLQEVRRGADRAEIYSMAFSSTAQWLAVSSDKGTVHVFSLKVNSGNVGSERSNSPPDNPSAVMPGSSLSFIKGVLPKYFSSEWSVAQFRLPEGYQYIVAFGHQKNTVVILGLDGSFYRCKFEPGNGGEMTQLEYHNFLKPEEAF, from the exons ATGTTCCCACAGGTGCCCCTTTTTCCAATG AATCTTTCTGCGGTGTGCTCGGTTTACTATTCTTTCGTACTTTCTTCTCCAAACCCTAGCCCGATCAAGCTCCTCCACTTCTCCTTCAACCAGGACCACGCCTGCTTCGCCTCTGGCACCGATCGCGGCTTCCGAATATACAACTGCGATCCCTTCCGCGAGATCTTCCGCCGTGATTTCGGCGCCGGAGTTGGCGCCGTCGAGATGCTCTTCCGTTGCAATATACTTGCGCTGGTCGGCGGAGGCCACTCGCCGCAGTATCCCTTGAATAAGGTCATGATTTGGGACGACCATCAGAGCAGGTGCATCGGTGAGCTCTCCTTCAGGTCTGAAGTGCGCGGGGTTCGGCTTCGGCGGGATCGGATTATTGTTGTTCTCGAGCAGAAGATTTTTGTCTACAATTTCGCGGATTTGAAGCTGCTGCATCAGATTGAGACTATTGCCAACCCCAAGGGGCTCTGTGCGGTGTCTCAGGTTGCGGGATCGTTTGTGCTGGTTTGCCCTGGCCTGCAGAAGGGGCAGGTTAGGGTGGAACATTACGCTTCAAAGAGGACTAAATTCATCATGGCTCATGATTCCAGAATTGCCTGCATTACGCTCTCGCAAGACGGCAATATGCTCGCAACTGCTAGCACTAAGGGGACGCTCGTTAGGATATATAATACACACCATGGGACTCTGCTGCAGGAG GTCCGAAGGGGTGCAGATAGGGCAGAGATATATAGCATGGCATTCTCATCCACAGCTCAGTGGTTGGCAGTGTCAAGTGATAAGGGCACTGTTCATGTTTTCAGCCTTAAGGTTAATTCTGGGAATGTCGGAAGCGAGAGGTCAAATAGCCCTCCTGATAACCCTTCTGCTGTGATGCCAGGTTCTTCATTGTCTTTCATTAAAG GAGTCCTTCCGAAATATTTCAGCTCAGAATGGTCGGTGGCTCAGTTTCGTTTACCTGAAGGATATCAATATATTGTTGCTTTTGGTCACCAGAAGAATACAGTGGTAATTCTTGGCTTGGATGGAAG CTTCTACCGGTGCAAATTCGAGCCAGGGAATGGTGGGGAGATGACACAGTTGGAGTATCACAATTTCCTGAAGCCAGAAGAAGCATTTTAG
- the LOC125219692 gene encoding heavy metal-associated isoprenylated plant protein 36-like, giving the protein MEKAPDGEGDAAAGGTSEGPEPLTYKTWILRVSIHCGGCQKKVKKVLQSIEGVYKIEIDPKQHRVVVTGNVESETLIKKLTKSGKTAELWPENQSKEGGESKIDQTDGSKTGCDSSGEDQAEEKGGAQPPPAQGGGGGGGKKKKKKKKKKSSNANAGGAPGGAAPGAPPGAMGGPVEQTNESSPRQQVFSYPQFYYPTPEYGVSYNSAPQSASMGRGYYTMPRYSYAYYGADSYLPSDSIIDDTSCSIS; this is encoded by the exons ATGGAAAAAGCTCCCGACGGCGAAGGAGATGCCGCTGCCGGTGGCACCAGCGAAGGCCCCGAACCCCTCACCTATAAG ACATGGATCTTGAGAGTGTCAATTCATTGTGGTGGATGCCaaaagaaagtaaagaaaGTCCTTCAAAGTATTGAAG GAGTATATAAGATAGAGATAGATCCCAAGCAACACAGAGTTGTAGTGACCGGTAACGTCGAATCTGAGACGTTGATCAAGAAGCTCACCAAATCGGGAAAAACCGCGGAGCTTTGGCCGGAAAATCAGTCAAAAGAAGGCGGAGAGAGCAAAATTGATCAGACCGACGGCTCAAAAACCGGCTGTGACTCTTCCGGTGAGGATCAGGCGGAGGAGAAGGGCGGGGCACAGCCTCCCCCAGCTCAAGGCGGCGGCGGGGGTGGAggtaagaagaagaagaaaaagaaaaagaagaagagctCCAACGCCAATGCCGGTGGTGCACCTGGTGGAGCGGCTCCAGGCGCTCCACCAGGTGCGATGGGTGGGCCCGTTGAGCAGACGAATGAGAGTTCTCCACGTCAGCAAGTATTCAGTTATCCGCAGTTTTACTATCCTACGCCGGAGTATGGGGTGAGCTACAATAGTGCTCCACAGAGTGCGAGTATGGGAAGGGGGTATTATACGATGCCTAGGTATTCGTACGCGTATTATGGCGCGGACTCTTATCTACCGTCCGATTCAATCATAGATGACACCTCTTGCTCCATCTCCTGA
- the LOC125223114 gene encoding pentatricopeptide repeat-containing protein At5g66520-like, translating to MAGMMNYATARILYLIPRCSDPSHVSQILTQLIVHNLTADTTFAAAFISYCRKHNLLTSAAFPLFINNHTRPHTFVCNTLLRAFSHSDAPQTSPIIYSHMHTNSIPANHYTFPFVLKAAADLKLIQGGQSVHAQIIRLGFLSDLYVGNSLVNLYAVAADFEMCLKVFDEMPVRDVVSWTVVISGFKDSGRFDDALSAFDRMRNEGVMPNQVTAVNALAACAGSGALDTGVWLHDYVKRKEWELDVILGTSLIEMYGRCGRIEEGLCVFEEMSEKNVYTWNAVIRGQALSKNAKEALRWFLRMEREGIQPNAATLTVVLSACVHIGDVEMGQRIFSSLVDGKYGVPPSVEHYNCMIDLLARAKLFNEACRLINEMPFEPSVSSWGALAAACRAHGANELAEFAAWKLVELQPEVSAYYVALSNVYAENGRWNDAMRVRELMADRGLKKDMGCSLVEVQNSKHPLVLEA from the coding sequence ATGGCAGGAATGATGAACTATGCCACTGCAAGAATCCTCTATTTAATCCCTCGCTGCTCAGATCCGTCACACGTCTCTCAGATTCTAACGCAGCTTATCGTCCACAATCTAACCGCAGACACCACCTTCGCCGCCGCCTTCATCTCCTACTGCCGCAAACACAACCTCCTCACTTCCGCCGCCTTCCCCCTCTTCATTAACAACCACACCAGGCCCCACACCTTCGTCTGCAACACCCTTCTCAGAGCCTTCTCCCATTCCGATGCTCCTCAGACCTCTCCGATCATCTACTCTCACATGCACACAAACTCCATTCCCGCCAATCACTACACTTTCCCTTTCGTCCTCAAAGCCGCCGCGGATTTGAAGCTGATTCAAGGCGGGCAATCGGTGCATGCACAGATTATCAGATTAGGTTTTCTGAGCGATCTCTACGTTGGGAATTCTTTGGTCAATTTGTACGCTGTGGCTGCCGATTTTGAGATGTGTCTCAAGGTGTTCGATGAAATGCCTGTGAGAGATGTCGTGTCGTGGACTGTCGTGATCTCGGGGTTTAAGGATTCTGGGAGGTTTGATGATGCGTTATCAGCATTTGATAGGATGAGAAACGAGGGTGTGATGCCTAATCAGGTGACTGCAGTGAATGCTCTGGCTGCCTGCGCAGGCTCTGGAGCGTTGGATACGGGCGTGTGGTTGCACGATTATGTGAAGAGGAAGGAGTGGGAACTGGATGTCATTCTTGGTACATCGTTGATTGAAATGTATGGGAGATGCGGGAGGATTGAGGAAGGGTTGTGCGTTTTCGAGGAGATGAGTGAGAAGAATGTGTACACATGGAATGCAGTGATAAGAGGGCAAGCACTGTCCAAGAATGCGAAAGAGGCGTTGAGGTGGTTCTTGAGAATGGAGCGTGAAGGGATTCAACCTAATGCTGCTACTTTAACTGTAGTGCTCAGTGCTTGTGTGCATATTGGTGATGTGGAAATGGGGCAACGTATATTTTCTTCGTTAGTTGATGGAAAGTATGGAGTTCCACCCAGTGTGGAGCACTATAACTGTATGATTGATCTCTTGGCGCGTGCTAAGTTGTTTAATGAGGCGTGTAGGTTGATCAATGAGATGCCGTTTGAACCTTCTGTGAGTAGTTGGGGAGCTTTAGCTGCTGCCTGCCGAGCTCATGGTGCCAATGAGTTGGCTGAATTTGCTGCTTGGAAACTCGTGGAGTTGCAGCCGGAGGTCAGTGCGTATTACGTTGCCTTGTCTAATGTGTACGCAGAGAATGGGAGATGGAATGATGCAATGAGAGTGCGAGAATTGATGGCTGACAGAGGACTTAAGAAGGATATGGGTTGCAGCTTGGTCGAAGTTCAGAATTCAAAGCATCCCCTTGTGCTGGAAGCCTGA